One window of the Zygotorulaspora mrakii chromosome 6, complete sequence genome contains the following:
- a CDS encoding CBM21 domain-containing protein (similar to Saccharomyces cerevisiae GIP2 (YER054C) and PIG2 (YIL045W); ancestral locus Anc_7.230), which yields MYVKVGGNADGNKGLLSKRDNKTGVPEDELRSHEDVTKSASSLMMRRLNKNEDLSASLNSLAFLHKPQRVKTLNSSLYPDEEIIRNTNINKNLNNGSTDKKVIDDEAEAEVSPTSSYKLARVNDLLINRGGDENMFPIPPVYKKSGELVKSSLKRRSKSLPTSPHVNSEHKNFTALRPGGRLQRSKSVHFDQKTPIKYFREDESPIDVSTKENERTEEISFRHKPVGYLFGGNDDDDDDDDDDEGASFNDTNLLAMRIDSINLGTATRTGNTISRPPSHVKDRSLRKSKRFSAMARDIPKRESSNKHENSGTSKYVGNSNNNHSCSNNNRVVGLYNENFPILSNKNPKSLKLNIFINLSQDKKCFLQEITLYGARDQHTYPSKKTQTRMIAGRVLVKNIFFDKKVVVRYTWDHWRTSHDVECVYVSDGDGILPGTNMDIFNFIIDDVNKQDSRAKLEFCIHYVTRNDYQRREFWDSNNGKNYKIDCITDGFTNPFSD from the coding sequence ATGTATGTGAAGGTAGGCGGAAATGCAGATGGGAATAAAGGTTTATTGTCAAAAAGAGACAATAAGACAGGAGTGCCGGAAGATGAACTCCGAAGTCACGAAGATGTCACGAAATCGGCATCAAGTTTAATGATGAGAAGACTGAACAAGAACGAGGATCTATCGGCATCTCTAAACTCGTTGGCGTTTCTTCATAAGCCTCAGAGAGTGAAAACCTTGAATAGCAGTCTTTATccagatgaagaaataatCAGAAATACCAATATTAACAAGAATTTGAACAACGGCTCAACGGATAAAAAGGTAATCGATGATGAAGCAGAAGCTGAAGTGTCGCCAACATCTTCGTATAAGCTGGCTCGGGTCAATGACCTGCTGATTAATCGTGGCGGCGATGAAAACATGTTCCCCATACCACCGGTTTATAAAAAATCTGGGGAGCTAGTGAAGAGCTCACTCAAGAGAAGATCGAAGTCCTTACCGACATCACCGCACGTGAACAGCGAACACAAAAACTTCACGGCCCTGAGACCGGGCGGTAGACTACAAAGGAGTAAGAGTGTCCATTTCGATCAAAAGACACCGATAAAGTACTTCCGCGAGGACGAAAGCCCAATCGACGTCAGCACCAAGGAAAATGAACGAACAGAGGAGATAAGTTTCAGACACAAACCCGTGGGATACCTATTTGGCGGAaacgacgacgacgacgacgatgatgacgacgacgaAGGCGCCAGCTTCAACGACACAAACCTCCTGGCGATGAGAATAGACTCGATCAACCTAGGCACCGCGACAAGAACGGGAAACACCATATCGCGCCCCCCTTCGCATGTAAAAGACAGGAGCCTGCGCAAAAGCAAGAGGTTCAGCGCCATGGCTAGAGATATACCAAAAAGAGAGTCCAGCAACAAACACGAAAACTCGGGTACATCAAAGTACGTCGGcaatagtaataataatcATAGTTGTAGTAATAACAATAGAGTCGTGGGGCTATATAACGAGAACTTCCCGATCCTAAGTAACAAGAATCCAAAGAGCTTAAAACTAAACATATTCATCAACCTGTCACAGGACAAGAAGTGCTTTCTGCAAGAAATCACACTCTACGGAGCAAGAGATCAGCACACCTATCCATCCAAAAAGACCCAAACGAGGATGATTGCAGGCAGAGTCTTGGTGAAGAACATCTTCTTCGATAAGAAAGTCGTTGTTAGGTACACCTGGGACCACTGGCGCACCTCGCACGACGTCGAATGCGTCTACGTCAGCGACGGAGACGGCATCCTTCCGGGAACAAACATGgatatcttcaacttcatcaTCGATGACGTGAACAAACAGGACTCCAGGGCAAAACTTGAGTTCTGTATCCACTATGTTACGAGAAACGATTACCAAAGAAGGGAATTCTGGGACAGcaacaatggcaaaaacTACAAGATAGATTGCATAACCGATGGTTTCACCAATCCTTTTTCCGACTAG
- the MET30 gene encoding ubiquitin-binding SDF ubiquitin ligase complex subunit MET30 (similar to Saccharomyces cerevisiae MET30 (YIL046W); ancestral locus Anc_7.231), whose protein sequence is MMGSNSNSDNSGSSTYSSNSSDEMIEHIRKKHNRDEDQKDNAKKRQKGSTVSLPQFNLQKFCYRHNPDIQSPENNTACHKQDLKRFQEVNQKISQLPVKEQSVVHHTISTFTKSNDKIRKLILDGLLTASCFPQLSYIATQVQNMIKIDFISVLPREVSLKILCYLDCQSLCNAAKVCRRWQVMADGDRVWHHMCQQHIDRKCPNCGWGLPLLHMKRAREPQSTCCNNGQSTGKKPVKTPWKVIYRDRFKVESNWRRGHCSIQEFKGHMDGVLALHFNSRLLFTGSYDSTVAIWDLCSGSLIRRLSGHTDGVKALYFDGQKLITGSLDKTIRVWNYMTGECISTYRGHTDSILSVDSYRKIIVSGSADTTVKVWHVESRTCYSLRGHTEWVNCVKLHPKSFLCFSCSDDTTIRMWDIRTNSCLRVFEGHVGQVQKVLPLVIIDIENLVVDEPVEDPEAQHQDQEVEPADDILKENLPYPTHILSCSLDNTIKLWDIKTGKCIRTQFGHVEGVWDIAADNFRIVSGSHDGKVKVWDLQSGKCIHTFQGKCLQQNENQSTDNTNCTYKVSPIACVGIGDSEFFTGDEMGFVKRFRFDTDET, encoded by the coding sequence ATGATGGGCAGTAATAGTAATAGTGATAATAGTGGTAGTAGTACTTATAGTAGTAATAGTAGTGATGAGATGATTGAACATATTAGGAAGAAACACAATAGAGAtgaagatcaaaaagataatgcgaagaaaagacaaaagGGTTCAACTGTCAGTTTGCCCCAATTCAATTTACAGAAGTTTTGCTATAGACATAATCCAGATATTCAGTCACCGGAAAATAACACGGCGTGTCATAAACAGGATCTGAAGAGGTTTCAGGAAGTTAATCAAAAGATATCACAACTACCGGTCAAGGAACAGTCAGTGGTGCATCATACAATATCTACCTTCACCAAATCTAATGACAAAATAAGAAAATTAATACTAGATGGATTGTTAACGGCCAGCTGTTTTCCGCAGCTGTCTTACATAGCCACACAGGTTCAAAACATGATAAAAATCGATTTCATAAGTGTGTTACCGCGGGAGGTTTCGTTGAAAATACTTTGTTATTTAGATTGTCAATCGCTGTGCAATGCGGCAAAAGTGTGTCGCCGTTGGCAAGTGATGGCGGATGGTGATAGGGTTTGGCACCATATGTGCCAGCAGCACATCGATAGGAAATGTCCGAACTGTGGTTGGGGTTTACCGTTACTGCACATGAAACGTGCCAGGGAGCCGCAGAGCACTTGCTGTAACAATGGTCAGAGCACAGGAAAAAAGCCGGTAAAGACCCCCTGGAAAGTCATTTACCGTGACAGGTTCAAGGTTGAATCTAATTGGAGAAGGGGACACTGCTCTATTCAGGAGTTCAAGGGCCACATGGATGGAGTTTTAGCTTTACATTTTAATTCACGACTCCTGTTCACGGGATCTTATGACTCCACTGTAGCCATATGGGATCTTTGCAGTGGCAGCTTAATAAGAAGATTATCGGGACACACTGACGGTGTTAAGGCATTATATTTCGATGGACAAAAACTGATCACGGGTTCATTAGATAAAACAATCAGAGTGTGGAATTACATGACAGGTGAATGTATTTCTACCTATCGAGGGCACACAGACAGTATTCTCAGCGTTGATTCTTACAGGAAAATTATCGTATCCGGTAGTGCAGATACGACAGTCAAAGTATGGCATGTCGAATCCAGGACATGCTACTCCCTGAGAGGTCATACCGAGTGGGTCAACTGTGTAAAACTACATccaaaaagttttctttgtttcaGTTGTAGTGATGACACAACGATTCGAATGTGGGATATAAGAACGAATTCGTGTCTGCGAGTATTCGAAGGGCACGTAGGCCAAGTGCAAAAGGTCCTGCCGCTGGTAATAatagatattgaaaatttagTTGTGGACGAGCCTGTAGAAGACCCAGAAGCGCAGCACCAAGATCAAGAAGTAGAACCAGCTGATGACATATTGAAGGAAAATCTACCATATCCCACTCATATTCTTTCCTGTTCCCTAGACAATACAATAAAACTATGGGATATAAAGACAGGTAAATGTATAAGAACCCAATTCGGTCACGTCGAGGGAGTATGGGATATAGCTGCTGACAATTTTCGTATAGTAAGTGGCTCGCATGATGGTAAAGTGAAAGTATGGGATTTACAAAGCGGCAAATGCATACACACATTTCAAGGTAAGTGTTTGCAGCAGAATGAAAACCAAAGCACCGATAATACAAATTGCACGTATAAAGTCTCACCCATAGCGTGCGTCGGAATTGGTGACTCGGAATTTTTTACAGGAGATGAAATGGGGTTCGTCAAAAGATTCAGATTCGATACCGACGAAACGTAA
- the HIS1 gene encoding ATP phosphoribosyltransferase (similar to Saccharomyces cerevisiae HIS1 (YER055C); ancestral locus Anc_7.232) — MDLVNHLSDRLLFAIPKKGRLYEKAVSILHGADIKFHRSSRLDIALSTSLPIALIFLPAADIPVFVGEGNCDLGITGVDQVRESDVDVDLPIDLQFGSCKLQVQVPVMGAYKDPKQLIGKTIVSSFTNLASKYFADLEGVPVEKMTTKVKYVGGSVEASCALGIADAIVDLVESGETMRAAGLTEIATVLDTSAYLIESKNTKSDPELIETIKSRIEGVMTAQKYVYCNYNAPESILPDLLPITPGRRAPTISKINDEGWVAVSAMIERKKKGVTMDELKRKGAEDIMVFEISNCRV, encoded by the coding sequence ATGGATCTCGTTAATCATTTGAGCGACAGGCTTTTATTTGCCATACCAAAGAAAGGACGTCTTTATGAGAAGGCCGTTTCTATCTTACATGGAGCAGACATCAAGTTTCACAGATCGTCAAGACTAGACATTGCATTATCTACCAGTTTGCCTATCGCGCTGATCTTCTTGCCTGCGGCCGACATTCCAGTGTTCGTTGGCGAAGGTAACTGTGATCTGGGTATTACCGGAGTGGACCAAGTCCGTGAAAGCGACGTTGACGTTGATTTACCCATCGATTTACAGTTTGGTAGCTGTAAGCTGCAGGTGCAAGTACCTGTCATGGGTGCCTACAAGGACCCAAAACAATTGATCGGTAAGACGATTGTTTCCAGTTTCACCAACCTAGCTTCGAAATATTTTGCCGACTTGGAGGGCGTTCCAGTAGAGAAAATGACAACCAAGGTGAAGTACGTTGGGGGCTCGGTGGAGGCGTCTTGCGCCCTTGGCATTGCCGACGCAATTGTTGATTTAGTCGAAAGTGGCGAGACCATGCGTGCTGCAGGTTTGACAGAGATTGCCACCGTCTTGGATACTAGTGCCTATTTGATCGAGTCCAAGAATACAAAGAGCGATCCAGAACTCATTGAGACCATCAAATCCAGAATTGAGGGTGTCATGACTGCACAAAAATACGTTTACTGTAACTATAACGCGCCAGAGTCTATCTTACCAGACTTGTTACCTATCACTCCAGGTAGAAGGGCGCCTACTATCTCAAAGATCAATGATGAAGGTTGGGTTGCCGTCTCTGCAATGATcgagagaaagaagaaaggtGTTACCATGGATGAGTTGAAGAGGAAGGGTGCGGAAGACATAAtggtttttgaaatctcaaATTGCCGTGTTTAG
- the SYG1 gene encoding Syg1p (similar to Saccharomyces cerevisiae SYG1 (YIL047C); ancestral locus Anc_7.233), with protein sequence MKFGDHINESAVPEWSDKYINYKLGKKKLKQYAKRLEEEANEEEFTLYGNASGPVFYNGTNDESAISDESELRQVNTQYGRQDKVYTSLQETFKTDFVTNWLIGSELAKCDEFYLWLLEKSRKKYSVLKEQLRIYHLHENHESFLDGEPIIAQQNGSSGSYGSIKNFPKNPKIMGFTRRLKKILSSNDLLPSWPTGLSNIKGNLKSSHTGTETFGGIAMAVTVHQAERMLSEALLEFYQYLQLVKTYRDLNVTGFRKMVKKFDKACHTSEVSEFMDYARDTSPLFKHVDANIQLLAQRMKQTGTAQASAKLKAINEDDDPIMWWETKITEWYTKDLTNSDSAQKRHNQRLKKLSIQYTLNEQMIHRNNRAIAQMFFSGIGLGTSGAFICYTLYLAFFSKFNSVLHQILFPLWSGWYMVLLAALLFLGNCFIWHRTGINYRFIMLGEMHAKNGTQLFNNDFATSAISLRLYFLTFFVIACSVCALMSFHWCVLEPYGLVYLGIVLFLFFCPNRVFPYFDKMVDSRIWLVKTAIRLMLSGLYPVEFGDFFLGDIICSLTYSMSDIAMFFCVCSSTPNSLCGSSKSKAFGVLSCLPNYWRMMQCFRRFGDSGDWFPHLLNAIKYLIGVGYYASLAAYRISGNIDSTRTPFIIISTTNAAITAAWDICIDWSLFQPSSKNWLLRDDLYLAGKRNWKTGQYAFGRVLFYYFAMVWDVLIRFQWIVYALAPQTIQQSAITSFVLAVTEILRRFVWVILRVENEHVANVHLFKVTGESPLPYPVSEKSDMVTADKRNVSSSSLSLYHGNLEEPSTAFKSYLRRNSSALFTLAKSVPWAHTTDFQRPRLFSFGANAVHDSESDSETESVN encoded by the coding sequence ATGAAGTTCGGTGATCATATTAATGAGTCTGCAGTACCTGAGTGGAGCGATAAGTACATAAACTACAAGCTTGgcaaaaagaagttgaaacaGTATGCCAAAAGACTGGAGGAAGAGGCCAATGAGGAGGAATTTACTCTGTATGGAAATGCATCGGGACCGGTGTTTTATAACGGGACAAATGATGAGAGTGCGATCAGCGATGAGTCGGAGTTGAGACAAGTGAATACGCAATACGGACGCCAAGATAAAGTGTACACGTCGTTGCAGGAAACCTTTAAAACAGATTTTGTGACCAACTGGTTGATAGGTAGCGAACTTGCGAAATGCGATGAGTTTTATCTGTGGCTACTGGAGAAGTCAAGAAAGAAGTATTCCGTGCTTAAGGAACAGCTAAGGATCTACCACCTACATGAAAACCACGAATCGTTTCTAGATGGCGAACCGATAATCGCGCAGCAAAATGGCTCAAGTGGCTCTTATGGAtctatcaaaaattttccaaagaatCCAAAGATTATGGGGTTTACCAGAAGATtaaagaagatattgagCTCGAATGACCTTTTGCCATCGTGGCCAACGGGGCTTTCAAACATCAAGggcaatttgaaaagctcaCATACCGGTACAGAGACATTCGGGGGAATTGCAATGGCTGTGACAGTCCATCAGGCCGAAAGAATGTTAAGTGAGGCATTGCTTGAGTTTTATCAATATTTGCAACTAGTTAAAACCTACAGAGATCTTAATGTAACGGGATTTCGTAAAATGGTGAAAAAGTTCGATAAGGCCTGCCATACATCAGAAGTTTCCGAGTTTATGGACTATGCAAGAGATACATCACCCCTTTTCAAGCATGTTGATGCTAATATTCAACTGTTAGCtcaaagaatgaaacaAACCGGGACAGCACAAGCATCTGCCAAGCTTAAAGCTATCAATGAAGACGACGATCCCATCATGTGGTGGGAAACTAAAATTACTGAATGGTATACAAAAGATTTAACAAATTCTGATAGTGCACAGAAGAGGCATAatcaaagattgaaaaaactttcGATTCAATATACTCTTAATGAACAAATGATTCATAGGAATAACAGAGCAATCGCtcaaatgtttttttcaggTATTGGTTTAGGTACATCTGGAGCATTCATTTGTTATACTTTATAccttgcatttttttccaagttTAATTCGGTTTTGCATCAAATATTATTCCCACTATGGAGTGGTTGGTACATGGTTTTATTGGCAGCTTTATTATTCTTGGGCAATTGTTTTATTTGGCATCGAACTGGTATCAACTATAGATTCATTATGTTGGGTGAAATGCATGCAAAAAATGGGACACAATTGTTTAATAATGATTTTGCTACAAGTGCAATATCTTTAAGGTTGTATTTTTTAACGTTTTTCGTCATTGCTTGCTCAGTCTGTGCTCTCATGAGTTTTCATTGGTGTGTTTTAGAGCCTTACGGACTTGTTTACCTTGGAATTGTGCtgtttctcttcttttgccCTAACAGAGTGTTTCCATACTTCGATAAGATGGTAGATTCAAGGATATGGCTTGTTAAAACGGCTATACGTCTAATGCTATCGGGCCTATATCCAGTGGAGTTTGgtgatttcttcttgggTGACATTATATGTTCGCTGACATATTCAATGTCTGACATTGCTATGTTTTTCTGTGTTTGCTCATCAACTCCTAACTCTCTATGTGGctcttcaaaatccaaaGCCTTTGGTGTACTATCCTGTTTACCAAATTACTGGAGAATGATGCAATGCTTCAGAAGATTTGGTGATTCTGGCGATTGGTTTCCTCATTTACTCAACGCTATCAAATATTTAATTGGTGTCGGATATTATGCATCCTTGGCGGCATATAGAATCTCTGGAAACATTGATTCCACAAGAACTCctttcattattatttcTACTACCAATGCTGCAATAACTGCAGCGTGGGATATTTGCATAGACTGGTCTCTTTTTCAGCCATCTTCTAAAAATTGGCTTTTAAGAGATGATCTCTATCTAGCTGGTAAGCGCAATTGGAAAACAGGCCAATATGCCTTTGGTAGGGTTCTCTTTTACTATTTTGCTATGGTTTGGGATGTTTTAATTAGGTTTCAGTGGATTGTATACGCGCTGGCGCCACAGACGATTCAGCAAAGCGCAATTACCTCGTTTGTTTTGGCAGTCACAGAAATTCTGAGGAGATTCGTATGGGTGATTCTTCGTGTAGAAAACGAGCATGTAGCCAATGTGCACTTGTTCAAAGTCACAGGAGAATCACCTTTACCATATCCAGTTAGTGAAAAGAGCGATATGGTTACTGCTGATAAACGCAACGTCAGCAGTTCCTCTCTTTCGCTATATCATGGAAACCTGGAGGAGCCTTCCACCGCTTTCAAGTCTTACCTGCGCAGAAACTCAAGTGCACTGTTCACGCTCGCAAAATCAGTTCCATGGGCTCATACAACAGATTTTCAACGTCCGCGTTTGTTCTCATTCGGTGCGAATGCAGTGCACGATAGTGAAAGTGACAGTGAAACAGAAAGTGTTAACTAG
- the NEO1 gene encoding aminophospholipid-translocating P4-type ATPase NEO1 (similar to Saccharomyces cerevisiae NEO1 (YIL048W); ancestral locus Anc_7.234), which produces MSFSPRPGTNIENKSKSPLQKVRTRDSFDLQFDDSLEEALDNFQIFSSNQNKNTDNDRQNRNSQESFEMRTIDENTQSNENLRKSSISGRRPSRNDPWDAPSPNEHNSGLSVHHGGFLNILWSNGRSLLNSPYRLTKGGSSSSIELNENHVEREIHPSTTPTFDRNKYPTNEISNAKYNAVTFIPTLLYEQFKFFFNLYFLAVALSQIIPALRIGYLSSYIVPLAFVLTVTMVKEAMDDIQRRRRDKESNNELYQIINRSQLVRSKDLKVGDLIKIYKGSRIPADAVLLQSSEPSGESFIKTDQLDGETDWKLRVACSLTQNIAQDDLLSKISITASAPEKSIDKFLGKVTYKESSSHPLTIDNTLWANTVLASSGHCIACVVYTGKDTRQAMNTTTPKVKTGLLELEINSISKVLCASVFILSISLVAFAGFQNPDWYIDVMRYLILFSTIIPVSLRVNLDLAKSVYAYQIEHDHTIPETVVRTSTIPEDLGRIEYLLSDKTGTLTQNDMELRKIHLGTVSYSGETVDIVTDYIQSLVISKGQAGNAQPSTARRDISTRVCDLIITLALCHNVTPTFEDEEITYQAASPDEIAIVKFTELVGLSLFKRDRHSVTLLHEHSGKLLNYEILQVFPFNSDTKRMGIIVHDQIKDEYWFLEKGADTVMSSIVEPNDWLEEETGNMAREGLRTLVIGRKKLSLKIYDQFRKKYDEASLSMLNRDEQMSSVVSEFLENNLELLGLTGVEDKLQKDVKSSIELLRNAGIKIWMLTGDKVETARCVSISAKLISRGQYVHTISKVGKPDGALEQLEYLQVNRNSCLIIDGESLNTYMLYFKKEFFEITINLQAVVACRCTPQQKADVALAIRELTSKRVCCIGDGGNDVSMIQSADVGVGIVGKEGKQASLAADFSVTQFCHLTELLLWHGRNSYKRSAKLAQFVMHRGLIIAICQAVFSICSRFEPIALYEGWLMVGYATCYTMAPVFSLTLDHDIDESLTKIYPELYKDLTEGKSLSYKTFFVWVALSLFQGIVIQGSSQYFTSVNPIDFNKMVAISFTSLVLNELIMVALEINTWNKTMIITELVTLGLYIVSIPFLSDYFDLSYIVKLLFFGELLFILSISVLPVWAAKAIHRKLHPPSYAKVQEFTTP; this is translated from the coding sequence ATGTCCTTTTCTCCACGACCTGGAACAAATATCGAGAACAAGAGTAAATCGCCTTTACAAAAAGTGAGAACCAGAGATTCTTTTGATCTGCAATTTGATGATTCGTTAGAGGAAGCCTTGGATaactttcaaatattcagTAGCAaccaaaataaaaacacTGATAACGATCGGCAAAACAGAAACTCTCAagaaagttttgaaatgagaacaattgatgaaaatacgCAATCGAATGAGAACTTGCGAAAATCATCTATTTCAGGGAGACGACCTTCAAGAAATGACCCGTGGGATGCACCATCCCCTAATGAACATAATTCAGGTCTTAGTGTCCATCATGGAGgctttttgaatatattatGGTCAAATGGAAGATCTCTCTTAAATTCTCCTTATCGTTTAACAAAAGGCGGGTCCAGTTCTTCTATAGAGCTCAACGAGAATCATGTAGAGAGAGAAATTCATCCCAGCACTACACCAACTTTTGACCGAAATAAATACCCAACTAATGAAATATCCAATGCAAAGTATAATGCTGTGACTTTCATACCAACTTTGCTGTATGAGCaattcaagtttttctttAACTTATACTTTCTGGCTGTTGCCTTATCTCAAATAATACCTGCTTTGAGAATCGGTTATCTCTCCTCATATATTGTGCCGCTTGCTTTCGTTCTCACAGTTACTATGGTCAAGGAGGCTATGGACGacattcaaagaagaagacgtGACAAAGAATCCAACAATGAACTTTATCAGATCATAAATAGATCTCAATTGGTACGTAGCAAAGATTTAAAAGTGGGAGATCTGATTAAGATTTATAAAGGATCACGAATCCCAGCTGATGCTGTACTGTTACAATCGAGCGAGCCCTCTGGTGAATCGTTCATCAAAACTGATCAACTAGATGGTGAAACTGACTGGAAACTTAGAGTAGCGTGTTCATTAACGCAAAATATAGCTCAAGATGATTTACTAAGCAAGATTAGCATCACTGCCTCCGCACCAGAGAAGTCGATAGATAAATTTTTGGGGAAAGTTACTTATAAGGAGTCATCTTCTCATCCATTAACAATAGATAATACATTATGGGCAAATACGGTGCTGGCTTCGAGTGGCCATTGCATTGCATGCGTTGTTTACACTGGTAAGGATACAAGACAGGCAATGAATACCACAACCCCAAAAGTTAAAACTGGGCTGCTAGAGTTAGAGATCAATAGCATCTCTAAGGTGCTATGTGCCTCTGTTTTTATCCTTTCCATATCATTAGTCGCGTTCGCTGGATTTCAAAACCCTGATTGGTATATTGACGTGATGCGCTACCTAATTTTATTCTCGACAATTATTCCCGTGTCTCTCAGAGTTAATTTAGATCTTGCGAAATCAGTCTATGCATATCAAATTGAACACGACCATACGATACCAGAAACCGTTGTTCGCACGAGTACGATTCCCGAGGATTTGGGGCGAATTGAGTATTTACTCAGCGATAAAACAGGAACATTAACACAGAACGATATGgaattgagaaaaatcCACTTGGGAACAGTTTCATATTCTGGGGAAACAGTAGACATTGTTACAGACTATATCCAAAGTTTAGTGATTTCGAAAGGACAGGCAGGAAATGCACAACCCTCTACTGCTAGGCGTGATATTAGTACGAGGGTGTGCGATTTAATTATAACGTTGGCACTCTGTCATAATGTCACTCCTACTtttgaggatgaagaaattacTTATCAAGCAGCGTCTCCAGACGAAATTGCCATCGTAAAGTTCACAGAATTGGTTGGACTTTCGCTCTTCAAAAGGGATCGTCACTCAGTTACCTTGCTGCATGAACATTCAGGCAAGCTACTAAACTATGAAATCTTACAAGTTTTTCCATTTAATTCAGATACTAAACGTATGGGAATAATCGTGCATGATCAAATAAAAGACGAATATTGGTTCCTGGAAAAAGGTGCTGATACCGTCATGTCTTCTATCGTCGAACCAAACGATTGGCTGGAAGAGGAAACAGGAAATATGGCCCGTGAAGGGTTACGTACTTTGGTTATTGGACGTAAGAAGCTTTCTCTCAAGATTTATGATCAGTTTCGCAAAAAATACGATGAGGCATCTTTATCTATGCTGAACCGGGACGAGCAGATGTCTAGTGTCGTGAGTGagtttttggaaaataatCTCGAACTGCTTGGCCTGACCGGTGTTGAAGAtaaattgcaaaaagatGTCAAATCGTCCATAGAGCTTCTTAGAAATGCTGGCATCAAAATATGGATGCTAACCGGTGATAAAGTGGAAACCGCTCGCTGCGTTTCTATCAGCGCAAAACTGATATCGAGAGGACAATACGTTCATACAATTTCAAAGGTTGGCAAACCGGACGGGGCATTAGAGCAGTTAGAGTATTTGCAAGTCAATCGAAACTCCTGTCTAATAATTGATGGCGAGTCATTGAACACTTACATGCTCtattttaaaaaagaattttttgagattACTATAAATCTACAGGCTGTTGTTGCCTGTAGATGTACCCCTCAACAGAAGGCCGACGTTGCTCTGGCAATTCGGGAGCTAACCAGCAAAAGAGTTTGCTGTATCGGAGACGGTGGTAATGATGTGAGCATGATACAAAGTGCCGATGTTGGTGTCGGAATTGTTGGAAAAGAAGGCAAACAGGCATCTCTAGCGGCAGATTTTTCCGTTACCCAGTTTTGTCACTTGACAGAGTTATTATTATGGCATGGAAGAAATTCTTACAAAAGATCCGCAAAGCTAGCCCAATTCGTAATGCACAGAGGGCTTATCATAGCAATTTGTCAGGCAGTATTTTCGATCTGCTCTCGATTTGAACCAATTGCATTATATGAGGGTTGGTTAATGGTTGGCTATGCAACCTGCTATACAATGGCACCGGTATTTTCACTAACGCTAGACCACGATATTGATGAATCACTGACTAAAATATATCCCGAGCTTTACAAGGATTTAACTGAAGGTAAAAGTTTATCTtacaaaactttttttgtttgggTAGCCTTGTCACTATTTCAAGGAATTGTTATACAAGGATCTTCTCAATACTTTACAAGTGTAAACCCAATTGACTTTAACAAAATGGTTGCAATTAGCTTCACTTCTCTAGTTTTGAATGAATTGATAATGGTTGCCTTGGAAATTAATACTTGGAATAAAACTATGATCATAACTGAGCTCGTCACATTAGGTCTGTACATTGTTTCCATTCCTTTTCTGAGtgattattttgatttgagcTACATTGTCAAGCTATTATTCTTTGGTGAATTACTATTCATATTGTCGATTTCGGTCTTGCCAGTCTGGGCGGCGAAGGCCATACATAGAAAATTGCATCCTCCAAGTTATGCAAAAGTCCAAGAGTTTACGACCCCATAA